The Apis mellifera strain DH4 linkage group LG3, Amel_HAv3.1, whole genome shotgun sequence genome includes the window TCCCCTAAATTACACGACACACAAGCCAAAAAGTTCCctctattatttatctttttcgctGAATACTCTTTATACTCGTAGTTTCTGCatacattttctttataaacatatttattgttCATCGGGCCCTTATCTGAAACACGTTTAATCCTAACAAAAGTTTTAATCATCTCATAGAACTCAAGTCTTTGATGCtatgtaataaatactttatgaATTTATCACTTCGAAGTGAAATTCGCGCCTCTTCCTATATTATAAGCTTcaaataaagtgaaaaaaacttaaaaaaaaaaaaaaaaaaaaaaaaaataataaaaattaataaatattaaaatgcaagGAACAATAGTCGACtacaaaataaggaaaaaaaaaatggaagttagtcaataacattttttaatctaagtTGCAATACGATGTTACTCCTTTTTACCCATCAATGAGAATTTAAATGATCTTTAGGCCTTGATTCGTTAATAATGTTTCAAATCAAGCCAAAACAAATGATTCGCATATcacttatcattataatttataatatcgatgaAGTCTTAAAGGCcaagtatatatatctctttttatttgactttcaatttcattcgtcattttttaatacagtACAACCTTTTGGTTTCATTAGACCAAAAGAATTTACttcgtagaaaaaaatatataaaaaaaaatatcagtcaAATATGTTTAGTATCGAAAACAATTACTACAAAAAAAgaggtaattattataaaacgtcTATTACTACAGAATATCTAATTTGAGTTCAAAGAGTCTATATTtcgcttttaaaaataatatacgcgtattttagataattttaatgaaacttatatacattctaatattaaactataaattataaatgatatgaaaagGAACAATTCTTATGTGAGCATGTTGAAGACAAACATGAAGGAAGTAGGTACAAAAATCACTTCGGCGTTTGCAAAAATACTTCACAGACAAATGACGGCCCACGCGAATTTAAATGCCGTTACTTCTATtacttactttatttttacatcCTTCATAAGGATTCCACAAAAGTAACAGACCTCTACGCGACACGCATACACGTGTTTGTTCATGCATGTATACACATGTTTACGAATATGTGTTGATACACGCAAAgttgttaaataaaagttcTTCTCATAGATAGTAAGTATGTAAAGGTAAAAGCTACATATGCATTCTTGCCATGAAATACATCGGATACGTCAATTAATAAGATGAATTTCTGtccttatcttttttcttaattgcaTTAAGTATTGTATAATCACATTCTACATCGAGCGAACAGTTGCAACACAGTCAAAGTGTAGTTGGAAAGAATCGCATAGATTGTTCATAGCtaaatttattacgatttcgtttaaaattttttaaatattttatgcaaattgcATCAGACTCATTACTTCgggtgatatttttatatgttccCACCGGaaggataaaaggaaaatGCTCCGAACTGGAAATTCACTGGAGTTTTTGGCGAAGCACAAGTGTATACAAAATCATCTGATTGTAGCTGCGTCCTGTTTAAGTTTGGTTCAGATGTCGATTTGGTTATTTTAGGTAATCCTCGTAAAAGACTTTCTAAATTAGCTAAAATTTGACGAAATATTGGTCTATCTTCTCtggaaaatttaatgcaaTCCTCTGTCAGTCTCTTCAGTGCTTTAGGAGTATCTGAtcgcaatttatttaaatctggaCGTAAATTTCCACGTCCaaccataaataatatttgatctttgttattaatatgcGAATATGGTAGTTGGCcagataataattcaaataaaaccaCACCGAATGCGTAAACATCAGATTGAAAACTATATGGATTTTCTTCTTGCATTCTTATAACTTCTGGTGCCATCCAAAGAATGGATCCAGTTGGTTGATGAAATTGTTGAGAACCAGACCACCTAGTTTTTGCTGTAGCTAAACCAAAATCTCCAATTTTTACAGTGAGATCatcatgcaaaaatatattattactcttTAAATCTCgatgaatgatattttttgcatGTAAATAATCCATTCCTTGTGCAGTTTGTCTTCCAATTTCTATTAATGTGAATAAATCAAACTTTGTCTCAAATACatgtaaatgtttatataacgAAGAACCTTCACACCATTGAGTAACAATTGCTAGTTGTGGTTTGCTAACACATCCCataaacaaaagaatatttacatGCCGTGTTTTACGTAAAACTGCAACTTCATTTTTAAATGCTTGTAACTGAGCAGCAGTGGGTATTTTAACATTGAGTGTTTTTACAGCTACAGGGCCATGCCAATGAGCTTTGTATACTGTTCCAAAAGAACCTGATCCAATACGAGCTCcaatcaaaatttcatctGCTGGAATTTCCCAATCCTCTATGGATTCTCTAGGTGctaaaagatttttagatGATTCATCAGCTGATCTTGCTCTTGGTCTTTTTGGCCTTAAGGTACTAGTAGGACTAGCCTGTGTTGACTGACTATGTTTTGTTGGGCTGCTACCAGGTGATACTGCACTTTGTGTAGTACCAATAGGACGACCTAAACTCTGAGATCTAGTGTATTCGTCTATATTAGCAGCTTCTCCACTTGGTTTTACCatattaaaacaaacattAGGCGCAGAACTGGAACGATCTTGTTGTCCCAAAGAACGTGGATGCCTTTGATTTCTTGATGGAGCAAGAGATGGAGACATGCTTCTACTTAATCCATATCCAGAAGGAAGTTGTAATATTCCAGCAGTACTTTCAAGGTTATGTGCTAGCAATGCTTGATAATAAGCATCTTGCATACGTACTTGGTGGCATAAAGCAGGTACACCACCAGCACATCTTTGATGAAACCGATAATTGCAAGTTCTACAATAAAATCCCTGAAAAAGGAGTTTTCTACAACATTCACAAAATGCTAGTGAGAAGAAAGTCTTGCGCACAAAGTTATGAGAAATGGAAGTAGTTATTGGAAACTTATCCAAAATTTCCACAGATATTTCATCGCAGTCAAGCAATGAGATGTCGGTATCCCAAGAAGTAAGATATCTGGAGTTGTCCGCACCCAAAATATATACCACACACATTTCTGTAGTTAAATTCCGTAATTTCATTGCTTTGGCAAGTGCATCTCTTAATGAAAGTCCTTCACGAACCTGTACACTTGTACGTTGTTGATTAGGTAAATATGCCCTGAGCAGAGATTTCATTGGCGTTCTTTGACCTCTAATAGATGCATTAGCATCACGAGATTCACTCTCTGATGTGGAAGCACTACCAGATACTCGACCAGCATTCAACAATTCATTGAGCTTCTGTTCCTTAGATTCTAAATCATGCAACTTGCTAGTTAATTCTTGATACTCATTCAAATATATCGAAGGTGGATGTTGAAATCCAGCAAAACGATTGTTCAGAGCGTCAATGTTTTGTCGAGTAACGTGTAtcacattttgtatatttctcaGCTCATACCTTAATGGATCTGTATCCAAATAACCGTCCTCGGAATCGCTGAGTTCTCCCGATTCCGGGCCGCTACCTCGTGAAGAGGACATAGCTAACTATACAAAGTGTAGCTTTTTCCTCTATCGACGAGGACGGAAAGATAACGTCGAGGACGAGAAGGACGGCGACGTAGTTGTCGCTGCCTCGAACTTACGACACGAAAATTCCGTGTACGCGTTCACACGGACCGCCGTGGCGCCACGCAGAGGCGCGGGGCTATGTTTCTTGAAGCGTCGGTGCTGCCAGTCTCTGCGTACAATCTTCCGTTCCCCTCCAACtgattttcttcctcttcctctatttaaattctacctgtttacttatataatttctttgcaattttttcacgttaatattattttcttgtttccctttttatctttaaatttttatttcataatattttacatttaaagtagtttataaaattttttgatcataaatgtttattaaaaaaattcaataattagcatattaaaatacaaatttatgatgaaacaatttaatttttaaaattattttaaaattaacgcattatatattattgcattattattataaatattttcatatttttataaatctaatttttattgcaatatttttgttaatatatccGATTAGTATAACAAaactattctatttaataattatggaaataaatctataccaatattaatattaatacaaaacattaaaatctttttaaaaaacaatcatATTTGGAATAGGTCTATATAATTCAAGTTCAATTTTTCTGTAAACATAACTACTCGCATTGCGTTTCTGACGTCACTGCAGACTAGTGCAGACGTGCTTTGACGTCAGCAGCATATGGTACGGTTACCTAGGCAACAGAAGTTCTAATTGGTTCAatgtttgtataattattgttattattacatataaatatttaaaaacttatcaCTATAGCTtttgaatcaataaaaataataaaaaataataatcttctatttattcttttataaattaaactttaccttactgaattttttttttacattctttttatattttctaatagtatttgatatatagattacgaaaattaaattttaatattagaaattcataagattaaagattataaataaataaaattatgatagtttataaataattttcgttgcTATTATGATTCTATTGACAATCCGTCCAATCAGGAGAGCTTCTTGGCCATTGGTGACGTCATGTACGCTTTATTAGCTTGtcacaaatgaaatataactatatattcaACGTCCTGAAATACCGAGCGTGCAAAAAATTAGACTATTTGAAATG containing:
- the LOC413448 gene encoding raf homolog serine/threonine-protein kinase Raf, yielding MSSSRGSGPESGELSDSEDGYLDTDPLRYELRNIQNVIHVTRQNIDALNNRFAGFQHPPSIYLNEYQELTSKLHDLESKEQKLNELLNAGRVSGSASTSESESRDANASIRGQRTPMKSLLRAYLPNQQRTSVQVREGLSLRDALAKAMKLRNLTTEMCVVYILGADNSRYLTSWDTDISLLDCDEISVEILDKFPITTSISHNFVRKTFFSLAFCECCRKLLFQGFYCRTCNYRFHQRCAGGVPALCHQVRMQDAYYQALLAHNLESTAGILQLPSGYGLSRSMSPSLAPSRNQRHPRSLGQQDRSSSAPNVCFNMVKPSGEAANIDEYTRSQSLGRPIGTTQSAVSPGSSPTKHSQSTQASPTSTLRPKRPRARSADESSKNLLAPRESIEDWEIPADEILIGARIGSGSFGTVYKAHWHGPVAVKTLNVKIPTAAQLQAFKNEVAVLRKTRHVNILLFMGCVSKPQLAIVTQWCEGSSLYKHLHVFETKFDLFTLIEIGRQTAQGMDYLHAKNIIHRDLKSNNIFLHDDLTVKIGDFGLATAKTRWSGSQQFHQPTGSILWMAPEVIRMQEENPYSFQSDVYAFGVVLFELLSGQLPYSHINNKDQILFMVGRGNLRPDLNKLRSDTPKALKRLTEDCIKFSREDRPIFRQILANLESLLRGLPKITKSTSEPNLNRTQLQSDDFVYTCASPKTPVNFQFGAFSFYPSGGNI